Genomic segment of Nasonia vitripennis strain AsymCx chromosome 1 unlocalized genomic scaffold, Nvit_psr_1.1 chr1_random0005, whole genome shotgun sequence:
ataataatactgTTATTTATCATAGTTATGATGTGGAAGAGTATCTAACGCACATTGTTGGTTTGAGGCGTTATCATTTTGCAAGAGGTtggtaaaattattaatagtaatgtagattatataaaattttaagaacaaacaaaaatacttccTAGTAGAAATATTGGCAATATCTGTACTTACAGAGATTTGCTACTTATAATGAATTGACTAGTTATAGTAAATTTCTGTAACTCATATGTTAATTTATTCCATAAAAACAATGGACTTTCTCAGCTTCAAAATATTGATCGAtacattgttttatttttgtaaccCACCTGAACTAGTTAGTATCTAAAAAAAGTAAGAATAAGCAGCATTTTTGGTGTATTTATTAACACATATTagcaaccaaaaaaaaaaatcatttttataaaataagattattttctaaatcacATCATGCTTTGCAAAAAATGACAACTTACTTTCGATTAATGGGATAGTCATTCTAGTAATACCTTAGAAGAACAAATGATTTAGATATAcaagaaaatgattaaatgatttcttttatttagtACACGAATACAATGAGCGGATTCGGCGGCCTCAACGAAGAGCGAATGAAGAAcatgaagaagacgaagaagaagaagaaggcgaAGAAGATGAACAAGAAGACAACGAAGATAATGTACACTTTGAGATAAATGACATCGCATATCTGAGAAACGAACTGAATCCTGACGCTGGACCTGGTAAAGACATACTTGTTATATGTATACTAGCAAAATCaagcgcgcttcgcgcgcttaATATTGCACGATGCGCTTCTTTCGTCCATTCTAAAAAGCATTCGAactttaacaaatattttcacacTCTATATACATATGGGGAATTCCTCAGAACTTTTAAACTCCTTCGTAAgtggataaaaattttatttacatttacaattTCATGTCGAATAAACGGTATTTTCATGTAAGAGTATGAAATATAGATGTCTATGAAGAATCAACCTCATAGGTGCCAGCTTAAAATGATTCTCAGAAGATAAGTAGActaaaatctgtagatttggtgTCTAAGTTGAGTAAACTTATCTATTCTTAACAGGTTTTCTCGGATGCCGTTAAAgatatcgatttttttccaCGTTAAATAGTAagcttttattattacacaaCTTCATCTAAAAGGAAATTCGTGTACGATTctcggaaaaaaaatttttttcttgtgCTGTATCTGTGTAAGTacatttttgcgttttttttattgtcacaAAGTTGAATAGTAAACATGCGCGCCGTCTTTTTAAATCTTAATCTAACTACATAGGATAATAGTTTCATATCAAAAGGAACATTGAGCCGAAGTTAGATTCATGTGCTGTAAATATCCTTGATATGGGAGCACATGAaagattgatttttgagaCGTAACTCGTGtaaaaaaacagttttttgtGTAGCACATGTACAGTATCATGTATATAGGCCAAATTGTGGTTGTAATTGTTTTCTGGACTCTTTTCACtaaggaaaaaaatattcgcgttcataatatatttatatttaaagttcTAAAGGCTTAACTGAAGTTGAAGTTTAAATGTATGAATGTACGttacaattatatttcaaaaacgGCTCAGCCAATCAATCTTAAACTTGGATGCTGCATTGCATTACTCTCAACGAAGGTAAATAGTCGAGTTACagtgatatatatatttaagctTGTGGGTTACCAAGCTTGGCTTTGTCACCTGTTGCCATGTGAGTGAAAGCCAGTATGTAATAAGACTCCGAGCCGTTAGGATCGTTATAAGTGAGGTTATTGAAACTGATATACTAAAAGGTTTGCTATCGGCAATTGTATAGATTCAGGTTAGTCTTAAGTCTATACGTTTACTGTAATATTTTTAGCCTTTACTAATTTGTACATATTGTTAAAAACAGTTGTTTATACTACATCATACAAGTGTTGATTTCTAACCCAAAACTCCACTCCAGTGAATTTCCTTGAGCAGTGGCcttacacacatatatatatatatatatatatatatatatatatatatatatatatatatatatatatatatatatatatatatatatatatattacaatttcataaaattaacTATATGTTGAGAATGACTTGGCCGAACAATACAAACCTTAAATAATACATTGTGTTATTCTCAACAAAGGTAAATAGTCGAGTTAAAGTGGTATATATCAGTATATTCATGTAATCAATATATTTTGATATCTAATATATCATGTAATTTTCCCGTCGTTTACTATAAATGAATTATGTCCACGGATTATCAGTACTACTAGTCACCTGAACCTGTctatcaaaagaaaaaactgtGCTCGCAAGTTTAAAaagttagaatttttttgcCTAAATGAAAAGTTCGGTGGAATTCCCCATATGTATTTGGTCAGGTATATTCTTCTTTCTAAAAATCACTCTATACAATAGGTTATGTGGTCTTCAAGTTTGAaggttaaataatatatttcattgCTATTTATTTCATggcatataattaataattaatacaaacCAATCCAAAAATTTAAAGCAATACAAAACTAAATACATTGTTAACTAAAACACTAAatcattgtttttattaaactcTTTATCATTGAAACtcaaatattgaattttaaatgttaGCGTAAACCGGATTTCTAATTCGCATTCCTACATTCCTAAACCAGGCCCAAACACGGCATTAACTAGCTTCACAACATCCGGCGATCACTTTTTGAAGAGATGAATGTCAATGAGAGTTCAGTATAGTATGCTATTCTATacttgtgtatgtgtgtgtagtaTGCATAGGGTTAGGTTccattttttaatacacatattttaaaactactcttggtaatgattaatataCCAAGGTCTCTTGCTAGTAATATTTCACATATATTTTCTGAATGTGCCATCCAACTTTTCATGTTCTTTAaccttattttattttaaacacgcTAATTCTGAGTAAATAATCATCCTCAAAAATGTATACCAGTGTTATGGATTCAAAGCGCAGTCTGTGCGCGGTCCTGCTCTCgttacctaggcaaccaaccaacAATCAATCAGAATCACttagcaaccaatcagaataaCGTATGAAAGGGTTCACAATcaagtccatcatttttttaagtgaggataaaaagtatttattctcgttttttttaatttatactttttgttagaatacaatattttttaaagtttagaaATTTCACTATTGAAGATTAGAAATTTAAACGTAAATATAGATCGCGCGCTAAAACAAATACTgaatcagattaaatagaaatGTTGTAGAATGGCGccatgcatttttttttaggtTGGATACTAATAACGTTAAATATACGCTCCCGTTTTCTCccaacttctagaaaaacaatTGCTTTCTCGACTCACAAAATTCACATACAGCATTCGCGAATAGGAACATGAAAAatagatatataatataaagataagataaaatgtattattaaatttaaaattttaggacGAGAATTTGAAAACGACCAGGTGGTGCGTCGACAACGAAGATTGCATCCCAGTAAGTTTAGAATATTCGTATAATTATATTGTGAGCAACCTGCTACAAATGATTTACTGTCATGCAGTCAGAGATAGAGAGCAGTTACCAGAACCCATAGATGAACGTATCGTCGCAGTTGGACGTCGACGTCGTCGGGCCGATGCTGCAGCAGTTCAGCCAGAACAGCGTGTTCAGAGGAGAAGAGGCAGGCCTCGTCGAAACGAAAACGCACGCGGCGGTGCCGTAGTGGACGAACCTCCGCGCAGACGAGGCAGACCTCGACGAAACCAGGACGTACCCGACGAAGAAATAGTGGGCGAACCCGTACCTCGCAGACGAGGCAGACCTCGACTCAATCGAAATATACCAGCCGAACAAATCATTGAGGAGCCCATCGGAGCAAACAACCAGGAACCCATCCAAGCAGGCAACCAGGAACCCATCCAAGCAGACAACCAGGAAGCCATCGGAGCAAACAACCAGGAACACATCCAAGCAGACAACCTGGAACCCATCCAAGCAGACAACCAGGAACCCATTGAAGTAGACAACGAAGAACCTATCATCGAAGCAGACAGTGAGGAACCAATCGCAGAACTCGGTGAGGCAGTCATGGAGAATCCTGCTGGACCAAACGCTGAGAATGCTCACGCAGCTTTAGTCCATAATCGCAGAGTACGTCGGAGAAGGACTCGCCGCGGTGGCAAGAATTCCAGTGAGTAAAATTTCTCGAGTTATTACTTGGTCTTTAAATTCAGGTTTTTTGTCAACACTATTTATAATGCTAATGATTACTTTTTAGTTGTTAATAAAATGACCCATTAATGCCTAAATAATATCAAATTATTGTATAACCTTAAGCAAACAGGCTTTAATGAAAATGGTATACATTATGTTTGAAAAcagtttttctaaaagttttcGGATCTCCTTACGATCCTGCTGCTTAAGGACTTTCACGGGAAAAAATaaggattttttaaattaatttttacatttagtCTTTTATATATGAAGGACCCGGATTAATTGTATTTGAATGAGGAGAGGCTTATGAAGTAAGgatcatttttttcaatacgaAATGACAGCTGAATAGCCCTGATATCAACAATTAAACTTCACTAACATGAAACTAATATgcaaatgtatatttttggttCAATCGCAACGTAATGTGGTTCATTTTGTTCCTTGTGAAATTTGAGGATAGGGTCACGGTTACCAGATTGTTGCATAACCTATTCATTTGGTGCACAATCTAATTGTTTACAAAAATTGTCGTGAAATCTCGCGAATATCCTGAAAAATCGTGTGAAGAtttaaaatgagaaaaaaaattataaatcaagAAAACTACTGTCAAAACtacaaagaaatttaaaaaataaaagcaaactagaaagattaaaaatgagaaaaaaattataaatcaagataactacaaagaaatttaaaaaaacagataacgtgacaaacaaaattaaaattaaaaataaataaatcaatcgaccataaattaaaatattaaactcaAACTAAGAAAACTATAATGTTGTAAAGATtgcataattttaaaagatttacTCTTGAAGAAAAATACAACAAGGGAATATTCTATTTTGCGCGCAAGTGCGGGAATATACTATTTTGCACACTCACTTGCAGTTTTCTAGACCTACATTATGATACGAGTGCGTAAACATAATGAGGAAGTGTGGGTACATCTACGCAGTGCACGTGTAtcgtatattattaattattctaCCTCTTACGCGGCACATCGTTAAATTTTGCGTACGCATTTGCCTGTAATGTTCTAATATCGCATACGCTGATAAGAGTCAGTGTAGAAGTAGCTGAGCGTGCGTAAATGTATAAGAGTATGCGCGCACACACTGTTATACATTCCCGCACGCTCAGCTACTTTCCCGCACGCTCTTGTATGCGTGTGACAAATGGCACATTGCCAATGCAAAGGCGTTCGCTAAATCGAACTTTGCGCACGTGTAGGAAAAGTTCTATTATATTAAcagataatgaaaatatttctttttaatgtatataatataagtaacAGGGACAGACTATGTTTCGACAACCTTCAAAGGCTTACAGCTTACCAAAAATTGTGTGACTGTTCGCGAATATGAGAAActagtatttattaatttttattttgagatGTGCCTAATtgaaacaattaattttaatcaacgCGATACGCGTCATTATCCGGCGATCAAAATACAAGAGAAAGAAGTTAtaagttatgacaaatattaatttctatatatttatagctaAATAAGTCCTTGTCGTGTCCAATATTTACTAAGTTTACATTTACATATAttgttttttcaataaaattaaaaaaaaaagtgtagtagattttttaatgtttaaatcaAGTTTATGATGCAAAAGAGTTATCATTTCTATAAGTACGTTGATCAGTGAAATTTGAGTGCTGACTAGCACCGATTTTTGCTGGTCTTCGAATTTCATGACGGTAGATTCAATATTcatcgatttaaaaaaatacaaatttaataCTTTACTACACTGTGAGATTACATAAAACAATTGTACTAAATAACAACACCgacacacaaaataaaaaaagttgtctgctcGAGAAATCAGACCAAAATGCcatatctttatgtttttcgggtcgctgaattcaaatataaggtcagttaggccccatcacgtcagggtcaaggtcagttggaggtcaaattaagaagaaaaggtttaaaaaaattaaattgccatatatttatgtttttttggtcgctgaatccaaatccggaatcagtttggccccatcacgtcagggtcaaggtcagttcaaggtcaaactgagaagaaacagtttaaacctattaaaatgtcatatccaAACTTtccgaaaatgaaaaaagataccgaaaaattgtaaaaaatcttatttaatcacataatatcttccttgtgtacagagaaaagttgctttcgtttatatttttttcttattttgctttttttccactagcttagtaactctcgatgttTTGTTTTGTGTGTGGagaatatgtattagaaaaaaaCATGAGGTCATTATCTGAAAAGTTTAAGTTGATTTACagtgaatgctttggtattgaagtagccaatcaaaatgtaaactgggtgccacaaaaagtttgcagtagatgttatacgatggtaacacgctgggaaagagataaaacagaaagaaacttgaaatttacaaaaccaatgatatggtcttctccaacgtgtcaaaatgactgctatttttgtatgactaataccaaaggttttaacacggctactaaatctaaaattgtatacgcagacgtttcttcagtagtgaaacctgtgagaatagaagtcagggataaaactgttagtatcgaacccatggatgtggaccgctcaggcgaagtagaagaaatgcaagttgatgagtcctgtgacgaagaaggttctgaggttgaagaagaatctgacgaagaatcctcaaacgaagaatacctgccagctagtacaagaaaagctccagaaacctttaaccaagaagagttaagtgatcttattcgaaatttaggattacctaaagatggaggagcagttcttaaaacgaaaaatctgttagcaaaaggaacaacggcctctttttatcgagatagaga
This window contains:
- the LOC107981831 gene encoding uncharacterized protein LOC107981831 — encoded protein: MEFEYILERAYAVAHLPPDKVGEGFMHITSLVDNVANGNGVNPAILKKLQDFAAYLRRYWLPLAEVLSVFQKPVRSNNTCENFHLYAAKKMGIRSNVYRMLDGMGAQMDKTAANYEMAERSLIVTVQRPARLVEADLAIQRTENEFLLGRYDVEEYLTHIVGLRRYHFARVHEYNERIRRPQRRANEEHEEDEEEEEGEEDEQEDNEDNVHFEINDIAYLRNELNPDAGPGREFENDQVVRRQRRLHPIRDREQLPEPIDERIVAVGRRRRRADAAAVQPEQRVQRRRGRPRRNENARGGAVVDEPPRRRGRPRRNQDVPDEEIVGEPVPRRRGRPRLNRNIPAEQIIEEPIGANNQEPIQAGNQEPIQADNQEAIGANNQEHIQADNLEPIQADNQEPIEVDNEEPIIEADSEEPIAELGEAVMENPAGPNAENAHAALVHNRRVRRRRTRRGGKNSMCNVCYSKEHLHKLPICPHRICNNCVRNLIKRECPNCRTPITTYLPEHMMGGEVWNQNIPAQLQHEFYEQLLRDIEEMDSNSDIELSDIND